AGGAATCCAGAAGGGATCCTCCATGACCCCTCAACACCTGGAATCGAGGAGGGAAGCACGATGAAGAGCACGTCGCGGATGGCATCGGCCTTGCTCCTGACGGCGTTCTTGGCGGTGGGGCTGGGCGCGTCGCCGCAGTATCCCAGCCGGCTCATCACCTTCGTGGTCCCGGGAGCACCCGGCAGCGGCACGGACATCATCGGGCGAGCCCTGGTGGAGGCTGCACAACCGTTCCTCCCGGTTCGCGCCGTGGTCATCAACAAACCCGGCGCCTCGGGCACCATTGGCTTCGCGGAGGTCGTGGGCGCAAAGCCCGACGGCTCCACCATCGGCATGTTTGCGGTGGCCATGGCCACTGTGCAGCCCCACCTCTCCAAGCTGCCTTACAATACGCCGAG
This genomic stretch from Armatimonadota bacterium harbors:
- a CDS encoding tripartite tricarboxylate transporter substrate-binding protein; translation: MKSTSRMASALLLTAFLAVGLGASPQYPSRLITFVVPGAPGSGTDIIGRALVEAAQPFLPVRAVVINKPGASGTIGFAEVVGAKPDGSTIGMFAVAMATVQPHLSKLPYNTP